One part of the Streptomyces lydicus genome encodes these proteins:
- the meaB gene encoding methylmalonyl Co-A mutase-associated GTPase MeaB, whose product MPATIDVERYAEGVRAGSRAWIARAVTLVESTRPDHRAAAQRLLVALLPYSGSARRVGISGVPGVGKSTFIDALGTLLTGRGHRVAVLAVDPSSSRTGGSILGDKTRMERLATDPAAFVRPSPTSGTLGGVARATRESIVVMEAAGYDVVLVETVGVGQSETTVANMVDTFLLLTLARTGDQLQGIKKGVLELADLVSVNKADGPHERDARSAARELAGALRLLQPPDAAWTPPVLTCSAREGTGLKDLWDRVEQHRTLLESTGALAERRRTQQVDWTWSMVRERLIDQLREHPEVRRLGPEVERAVRDGELTATLAAEQLLAAFGPSDGAAG is encoded by the coding sequence ATGCCTGCGACGATCGATGTCGAACGGTACGCCGAGGGTGTCCGCGCGGGGTCCCGGGCCTGGATCGCCCGCGCCGTCACCCTGGTCGAGTCCACCCGCCCCGACCACCGGGCGGCGGCGCAGCGGCTGCTGGTCGCGCTGCTGCCGTACTCCGGGTCGGCCCGCAGGGTGGGCATCAGCGGGGTGCCGGGCGTCGGCAAGTCGACGTTCATCGACGCGCTCGGCACGCTGCTGACCGGCAGGGGGCACCGGGTGGCGGTGCTCGCCGTCGACCCGTCCTCCAGCCGTACCGGTGGCTCCATCCTGGGCGACAAGACCAGGATGGAGCGGCTGGCGACCGACCCTGCGGCGTTCGTCCGCCCCTCCCCCACGTCCGGGACGCTGGGTGGGGTGGCGCGGGCCACCCGCGAGTCGATCGTGGTGATGGAGGCCGCGGGCTATGACGTCGTCCTGGTGGAGACGGTCGGGGTCGGCCAGTCCGAGACGACCGTGGCCAACATGGTCGACACGTTCCTGCTGCTGACCCTGGCGCGCACCGGCGACCAGCTCCAGGGCATCAAGAAGGGCGTCCTGGAGCTGGCTGACCTGGTCTCCGTGAACAAGGCCGACGGTCCGCACGAACGGGACGCCCGCTCCGCGGCCCGTGAACTGGCCGGTGCGCTGAGGCTGTTGCAGCCCCCGGACGCGGCCTGGACGCCCCCCGTACTGACCTGCAGCGCCCGCGAGGGCACCGGCCTCAAGGACCTCTGGGACCGGGTGGAGCAGCACCGCACCCTGCTCGAATCCACCGGGGCGCTTGCCGAGCGCCGCCGCACCCAGCAGGTCGACTGGACCTGGTCGATGGTCCGCGAACGGCTCATCGACCAACTCCGGGAACACCCGGAGGTGCGCCGGCTGGGCCCCGAGGTGGAGCGGGCGGTGCGCGACGGGGAACTCACCGCGACGCTGGCGGCCGAGCAGCTGCTGGCGGCGTTCGGCCCGTCGGACGGTGCGGCCGGCTGA
- a CDS encoding GNAT family N-acetyltransferase produces the protein MTRMAISNIIRTATIEDAPLISRTLARAFDNDPMMRWFFPDDASREAELSRYFTTIFTRQYVHHGVCEHTGTAAAFWVSPEAQDKAVPDATTVQELQNILGDRAPLFRKTVEAAAGCAPEEPHWSLAVVGAEPAAQGQGHGAALLRSGLAKADAAGLPAYLESSTPSNLPFYQHFGFTVREELQLPEDGPVLWTMWREPRRPADA, from the coding sequence ATGACCCGTATGGCGATATCGAACATTATCCGGACGGCGACGATCGAGGACGCCCCCTTGATCAGCCGCACCTTGGCCCGCGCCTTCGACAACGACCCGATGATGCGGTGGTTCTTCCCCGACGACGCCTCGCGGGAGGCGGAGCTGAGCCGCTACTTCACCACGATCTTCACCCGGCAGTACGTCCACCACGGCGTCTGTGAGCACACGGGGACGGCGGCGGCCTTCTGGGTGTCGCCGGAGGCGCAGGACAAGGCCGTTCCCGACGCGACGACCGTTCAGGAACTCCAGAACATCCTCGGCGACCGGGCGCCGCTGTTCAGGAAGACCGTCGAGGCGGCCGCCGGGTGCGCGCCCGAGGAACCGCACTGGTCCCTCGCGGTGGTGGGCGCCGAGCCGGCCGCTCAGGGCCAGGGCCACGGGGCCGCCCTTCTGCGCTCCGGTCTGGCCAAGGCGGACGCCGCGGGCCTGCCCGCCTACCTGGAGTCCTCCACGCCGTCCAATCTGCCCTTCTACCAGCATTTCGGCTTCACCGTGCGCGAGGAGCTGCAACTGCCCGAGGACGGCCCGGTGTTGTGGACGATGTGGCGCGAGCCGCGCCGCCCGGCCGACGCCTGA
- a CDS encoding ATP-binding protein translates to MTAHPAETVHDALRDEAREESWWLPDPDGFAACALSSSAHTVAEARRFTRVTLRSWRVCADATEDTALVVSELVSNALRYGSPAADERAPGTPLRFCPAWLALTRQESAVLCAVSDTGTTTPVVTAQDPLAESGRGLHIVDQLSAEWGWTSPDASGKTVWATVPVRG, encoded by the coding sequence ATGACGGCACATCCGGCAGAGACCGTGCACGACGCCCTTCGGGATGAAGCGCGTGAGGAGAGCTGGTGGCTGCCCGATCCCGACGGCTTCGCCGCCTGCGCGCTCAGCAGCTCCGCCCACACCGTGGCGGAGGCCCGCCGGTTCACCCGTGTGACCCTCAGGAGCTGGCGGGTGTGCGCCGACGCCACCGAGGACACCGCCCTGGTCGTCTCCGAACTCGTCAGCAACGCACTGCGCTACGGCTCCCCGGCGGCTGACGAGCGTGCCCCCGGTACGCCGCTGCGCTTCTGCCCCGCCTGGCTCGCCCTGACCCGGCAGGAGAGCGCCGTCCTGTGTGCGGTGTCCGACACCGGGACCACCACACCCGTCGTCACCGCCCAGGACCCGCTGGCCGAATCCGGCCGCGGGCTGCACATCGTCGACCAGCTCAGCGCGGAGTGGGGCTGGACGTCGCCGGACGCCTCGGGCAAGACGGTGTGGGCGACGGTGCCGGTACGCGGCTGA
- a CDS encoding DUF397 domain-containing protein, whose amino-acid sequence MNPVTNGIRATSIDGAVWRKSRRSNPSGNCVELAVLSDGGVAVRNSRFASGPALVYTRAEMAAFVQGAKDGDFDDLVKRV is encoded by the coding sequence ATGAATCCGGTGACCAACGGCATACGGGCGACCAGCATCGACGGCGCGGTCTGGCGCAAGAGCCGCCGCAGCAACCCCAGCGGCAACTGCGTTGAACTGGCCGTTCTTTCGGACGGCGGGGTTGCGGTGCGCAACTCCCGGTTCGCCTCCGGGCCGGCGCTGGTCTACACGCGCGCCGAGATGGCGGCCTTCGTCCAGGGCGCCAAGGACGGCGACTTCGACGATCTCGTCAAGCGCGTCTGA